The Candidatus Zixiibacteriota bacterium nucleotide sequence ATAATCTCGGCCAGCATCGAACCCGAGGCTACCGAAATGGCGCACCCGACACAACTGACCGAAATATCTTTCACCTGATCCCCCTCCAGTTCCAGCGCAATCTCGATTTCATCACCGCAGGTCGGGTTTTGGCCCTCGTTGGTAATATCGGGATGCTCCAGTCTTTTCTTGCCGCGCGGGAAGCGATAATGCTCCATCAGGATATCGCGGTACAAATCGTCAAGATGTTCAGTCATAATGGAAGTACCTTCTCGATTCTTTAAGAGCGTTTATTAAGGCATCGATGTCATCCTTGGTATTATACAAATAGAAACTGGCGCGGGTCGTGGCAGATACCCCCAGAAGCCGGGTCAGCGGCTGGGCGCAGTGATGCCCGGCGCGAACGGCAATGCCACAGCTGTCCAGAAACGTCGCCAGGTCGTGCGGATGTATATCCTTATCCACAAAAGAAACCGCACCGCCACGGTACCGAACATCTTGCGGCCCGAATACTTTTATATAATCCAGTTTCGCCAGTTTCTCCAGTGCGTACGCTGTCAGCTCCATTTCGTGACGCCGGATATTATCCATCCCCAGTTTGTCCAGATAATCCAGTGCGGCGCCAAAAGCAACTGCCCCTGCGATATGTGGCGTGCCGGCCTCGAATTTCCAGGGAAGTGTGTTCCACTTCACCGAATCGAATTGCACATCGCTGATCATCTCGCCGCCGAATGTCACCGGCTCCATTTCATTCAGGAGATGCTCCTTGCCGTAGAGTATCCCCAGGCCGGTCGGACCGAGCATCTTATGGGCCGAAAAGGCCAAAAAGTCCGCATCCATCGCCATGACATCAACCGGCATATGCGGAACACTCTGGGCACCATCAACCAGCACCACTGCACCCCGTTTATGTCCCAGCGCGATTATTTCTTCGACCGGGTTGATGGTGCCGAGAACATTCGACATATGGGTCAGCGCCACCAGCCGGGTGTTGGGCGATATTATCTCATTAATATTGTCAAGTTTCAGAAATCCTTCGTTATCGATCGGTATATAGACCAATTCGGCGCCGGTCTTTTTGCTGAGCATAATCCAGGGAACAAGATTGGCGTGATGCTCCATCTCCGTAATTACAATCCGGTCGCCTTTGTGAATATTTCTCTCACCCCAGGAGAGTGCAACCAGATTAATAGCCTCGGTGGCGTTACGGGTATAGATAATCTCTTCCCTCTTGACCCCGCCGATAAACTGCGCCACTTTATCGCGGGTCGCCTCAAAAGCCGCAGTCGCCTCCTCCGCCAGAGTATGCAGACCCCGATGCACATTGGCGTTATGTCGTCGATAGTACTCCTCCAAAGCATCGAGAACAACCAGTGGCTTTTGTGTCGTCGCCGCGCTGTCTAGATAGACCAGCGGTTTCCCGTTGATCTGACGCGAGAGTATCGGGAAATCTTTCCTTAGAATCATCGGGTCAAAGGCGTTTATCGCCTTCTCCACCGACATCCAATCCGCTACCTGTCTACTGGATTTCATAATCTTTCCTTCACGCCTCAATACCGACATAAACAACGTTGCCTTCGACTTTGACATCATAGGTCTGGATCCCGAACACCGCCGGCATTCGCGTGGCAGCGCCGGTTTTGATATCAAAGCGCGCCCCGTGACGCGGGCAAACAATTTCAGCGCCAATTGCTCCCCCATCCCCCAACGAGCCGCCGTCATGCGTGCAAAGATCGTCGAGAGCATATATGGTACCCTCATACCTGACCAGCACAATCGGCCGGCCATTTACTTCAACCGTCATGATATCCCCTTCCTTCATATCGGAGAGGGCGCAAACTTTTACATACTGCCCGGTCATTTCAGTTCTCCTCCCAGCTTGCCGTAAATAAGATTTCTCATCAGTTCCTGCAAGTCGCCCGGAAGAGCGCTGATAGTCGGCTCCACAAATCCCGAAACAACCACTCTGACCGCATCTTCGGAACTGATACCGCGACTCTGCAGATAAAAGAGCATCTCCGGATCAATTGGCCCCATGGTGGCGCCGTGGGTGCAGCGCACCTGGTCGGCCAGTATTTCCAGCTCGGGGATCGATTCGGCCCTGGTGCCTTTATTCAAAAGAAGATTGCGGTTTTCCTGATACGCCTCGCAGTTAGCCGTTTCTTTCTCAATCCGAATCAGACCGGTATAAGATGAGGTCGCTTTATCTTTGAGAATTACTTTGAAATTGATATTCGAGGTGGATTCGTTTGCTTTGTGATGATGCACAGTATGATAATCAAAAAGCTGTTTATCATCGCCAAAAACTATGCCGTACATCCGGCTGTCGGCTCCGCGGCCGTTCAGGATAGTCCCGGCATTCACTTTGGAAATCGCCCCGCCTACTCCGGCAAAGACCGGATAGATCGTTGCGCCCTGCCCGATTTCCGCTCGCTCGGTGTGGTACGATAGGCACCGCGGCGAAAGTCTCTGGAGATTGACATATTTCACTCGCGACAAATCGCCGGCGAAAATCTCGGTTACGGTATTGGCCGAAGGATCAATTACTCGGGGATCACCGGAAAAATCATCAATGATCGTTACTTCGGAATTCTTTCCGATAACAGCCAGAAGACGCGCCGCCGTAAAAGCGCCGCCGGGGTGACGATTAATTCTGATCGGCCTTTCAATCACCATATTGTCGGGGACAAAGAGAAAGAAGCCGATATTCCATAGCGCCAAATTGAGCGCCTCAAACTTGCCGAAACCTGCGCCTATCAGCCTGCCCAGATATGTCTTAACGAGTTCTTCGTTTTCTGTAACGGCGGAATTGATATCCTTAAAAATCAAACCGCTCTTTTCCAACAGCGGGTCGACCTTGGCGACGGTTGTTATGGTGTCACGATTGTACCCATAAGCGGCATATTGCGCCCCCGCCGGATGGGACTGACGGTCGCTATCTTTATTGAAAGACAACCGGGAATGCATTAATGTATCGGGCTGAGCCACGAGAAAGCTTTCCGGTCTGGTGTACCTCCAGAGATTGGTGACTCGTTCGGGAAGTGGCGTTTCCTGATAAATTCTCCAGGCTTCCTTTCTCACGGCATAGAGCCATCCCGGCTCGCCGCGTTCAGTATTGCGAAAATCAATACTTTTCTGGTGCGATACTGTAATATCCACACTTTTGTCCTTTGATTCTGTCTGCGTAATCATCCGACCGATCCCTCCATCTCAAGCTGAATAAGTCGATTCAGTTCCACCGCATATTCCATCGGTAATTCCTTGGTGAACGGTTCAATGAAGCCGTTAATTATCAAAAGCCGGGCTTCATCCTCAGTCAGGCCGCGGCTGGTAAGGTAGAACACCTGCTCCTCGGCCACTTTCGAGACCCGCGCCTCATGCTCCACCCGAACATCATCGGCATCAATCTCCATCGTGGGATATGTGTCCGATCGCGAGGCGCCGTCAATGAGAAGTGCATCGCACTCGACCGAAACTTTGCTTTTCACGGCGTTCGGATAGACTTTCACCAGACCGCGATACGAAGCACGTCCGCC carries:
- a CDS encoding SUF system NifU family Fe-S cluster assembly protein, whose amino-acid sequence is MTEHLDDLYRDILMEHYRFPRGKKRLEHPDITNEGQNPTCGDEIEIALELEGDQVKDISVSCVGCAISVASGSMLAEIIKGKSLAEVKRIATIIKAMLKGEAIPEHLDLGDLEALQGVKKFPVRIKCALLSWTTLVDAIEATEKKQEAKVSSTE
- a CDS encoding cysteine desulfurase, producing MILRKDFPILSRQINGKPLVYLDSAATTQKPLVVLDALEEYYRRHNANVHRGLHTLAEEATAAFEATRDKVAQFIGGVKREEIIYTRNATEAINLVALSWGERNIHKGDRIVITEMEHHANLVPWIMLSKKTGAELVYIPIDNEGFLKLDNINEIISPNTRLVALTHMSNVLGTINPVEEIIALGHKRGAVVLVDGAQSVPHMPVDVMAMDADFLAFSAHKMLGPTGLGILYGKEHLLNEMEPVTFGGEMISDVQFDSVKWNTLPWKFEAGTPHIAGAVAFGAALDYLDKLGMDNIRRHEMELTAYALEKLAKLDYIKVFGPQDVRYRGGAVSFVDKDIHPHDLATFLDSCGIAVRAGHHCAQPLTRLLGVSATTRASFYLYNTKDDIDALINALKESRRYFHYD
- a CDS encoding non-heme iron oxygenase ferredoxin subunit; protein product: MTGQYVKVCALSDMKEGDIMTVEVNGRPIVLVRYEGTIYALDDLCTHDGGSLGDGGAIGAEIVCPRHGARFDIKTGAATRMPAVFGIQTYDVKVEGNVVYVGIEA
- a CDS encoding SufD family Fe-S cluster assembly protein, producing the protein MITQTESKDKSVDITVSHQKSIDFRNTERGEPGWLYAVRKEAWRIYQETPLPERVTNLWRYTRPESFLVAQPDTLMHSRLSFNKDSDRQSHPAGAQYAAYGYNRDTITTVAKVDPLLEKSGLIFKDINSAVTENEELVKTYLGRLIGAGFGKFEALNLALWNIGFFLFVPDNMVIERPIRINRHPGGAFTAARLLAVIGKNSEVTIIDDFSGDPRVIDPSANTVTEIFAGDLSRVKYVNLQRLSPRCLSYHTERAEIGQGATIYPVFAGVGGAISKVNAGTILNGRGADSRMYGIVFGDDKQLFDYHTVHHHKANESTSNINFKVILKDKATSSYTGLIRIEKETANCEAYQENRNLLLNKGTRAESIPELEILADQVRCTHGATMGPIDPEMLFYLQSRGISSEDAVRVVVSGFVEPTISALPGDLQELMRNLIYGKLGGELK